In Marasmius oreades isolate 03SP1 chromosome 1, whole genome shotgun sequence, one DNA window encodes the following:
- a CDS encoding uncharacterized protein (BUSCO:EOG09264B74): MSFKSVTRSLLRTSQQKPFTIHVSRQAVRISPRQKAISKFKPLTVGFGLLLGASFIWGPTIRLDTVVQNAFTRGDNAGTLDEQENIVDPATGIEFPKTLRVTAKVNIPLLTCVGVGVRTVSFLGIQVYSIGFYADLNNPNLKLEPNMTAEQKIDHIVRTTTCVLRIVPTRSTSYSHLRDAFMRAMQSKLSSGGKSGTISDDDAAEIASPLRKLKTLFPNTALSKHTPFDIFLSEPAPGKHRALVFRDLGSIEHDWVATEFVLHYFEGDGPSPPMKKAVVDRIQSLYER; this comes from the exons ATGTCCTTCAAGTCTGTGACTCGTTCACTCCTACGAACAAGCCAGCAAAAGCCTTTCACTATCCATGTTTCACGTCAAGCAGTCCGTATTTCTCCTCGTCAAAAAGCAATTTCCAAATTCAAGCCTCTCACTGTCGGCTTCGGTCTTTTACTGGGTGCTTCATTCATCTGGGGGCCTACCATTCGCCTTGACACGGTCGTGCAGAATGCATTTACGAGGGGAGATAATGCTGGTACCCTAGATGAACAGGAAAACATCG TTGACCCAGCGACTGGCATCGAATTTCCGAAAACCTTGCGTGTCACAGCTAAagtcaacattcctttgctGACTTGCGTTGGGGTCGGTGTTCGGACGGTTTCGTTTCTAGGTATCCAAGTCTATTCCATTGGTTTCTATGCCGATCTGAACAATCCAAACCTGAAG CTAGAACCGAATATGACCGCAGAACAGAAGATAGACCATATCGTTCGGACTACTACATGTGTTCTCAGGATTG TTCCCACGAGGTCTACGTCCTACTCCCATCTTCGAGATGCGTTCATGCGCGCCATGCAGTCGAAACTCAGTTCTGGTGGAAAGTCGGGCACTATCTCGGACGACGATGCAGCAGAAATTGCCTCGCCGTTGCGAAAGCTAAAGACTTTGTTTCCCAATACCGCTTTGAGCAAACATACCCCGTTCGATATATTCCTGTCGGAGCCCGCTCCGGGGAAACATCGTGCACTCGTATTCCGTGATTTGGGATCCATCGAACATGATTGGGTGGCCACTGAGTTCGTGTTACATTACTTCGAGGGTGATGGCCCTAGCCCCCCT ATGAAAAAAGCCGTGGTAGACCGAATCCAGTCGTTATATGAAAGATAA
- the VMA7 gene encoding H(+)-transporting V1 sector ATPase subunit F (BUSCO:EOG09265FI4): MATERNLLAVIGDEDSITGLLLAGVGHINEQQKKNFLVVDSKTQVAQIEAAFQEYTERKDIAILLINQHIAEKIRPTVDKYQQAFPALLEIPSKDHPYDPSKDSILKRVQKLFGE; encoded by the exons ATGGCGACGGAGAGAAATTTACTTGCAGTAATTGGAGATGAA GACTCCATAACGGGCTTACTTCTAGCAGGAGTGGGTCATATCAACGAACAACAGAAGAAGAATTTCCTGGTAGTCGACTCTA AGACACAGGTAGCGCAGATCGAAGCCGCCTTCCAAGAGTACACTGAACGGAAAGATATCGCTATCCTGTTAATCAATCAACAC ATTGCTGAAAAGATTCGACCAACAGTGGACAAGTATCAACAAGCTTTCCCGGCGCTACTAGAAATACCCTCAAAGGATCATCCTTACG ACCCATCGAAGGATTCTATACTCAAACGTGTACAGAAATTGTTCGGCGAGTAA